The Corynebacterium comes genome window below encodes:
- a CDS encoding polyadenylate-specific 3'-exoribonuclease AS, with product MRYFYDTEFIEDGRTIELVSIGIVAEDGREYYAVSTDFDPSKANAWVREHVLSRLPNPGDSVWKSQTTIRGEVLAFLTSHKYGDPELWAWVGAYDHVLLAQLWGDMTTLPRAIPRYTRELKQYWEFAGKPPLPKSPDDTHDALIDARHNLEKFLICASALPLGQGNRVLR from the coding sequence ATGCGCTACTTCTACGACACCGAGTTCATCGAGGACGGCCGGACCATCGAACTGGTCTCCATCGGCATAGTCGCGGAGGACGGTCGGGAATACTATGCCGTGTCCACGGACTTCGACCCGTCGAAGGCCAACGCATGGGTGCGGGAACACGTGCTGTCCAGGCTCCCCAACCCGGGTGATTCGGTGTGGAAGTCCCAGACCACCATCCGTGGAGAGGTGCTCGCCTTCCTCACGTCCCACAAATACGGCGACCCGGAGCTGTGGGCCTGGGTGGGGGCCTACGATCATGTGCTGCTCGCCCAGCTCTGGGGTGACATGACGACCCTCCCGCGCGCGATCCCGCGCTACACGCGCGAACTCAAGCAGTACTGGGAGTTCGCCGGCAAACCCCCGCTGCCGAAGAGCCCGGACGACACGCATGACGCGCTCATCGACGCCCGCCACAACCTGGAGAAGTTCCTGATCTGCGCCTCCGCCCTCCCGCTGGGTCAGGGCAATCGCGTCCTTCGCTGA